One genomic region from Homalodisca vitripennis isolate AUS2020 chromosome 6, UT_GWSS_2.1, whole genome shotgun sequence encodes:
- the LOC124364174 gene encoding RNA-binding protein NOB1, whose translation MLNKPEYLVVDTSAFIQNAPVQDMGKNILSIQEVINEITSKRQLRRLIVLPYDLKVSNVFPENISFITEFSKKTGDYPSLSATDIKVMALTYQMEKEHVGTDHLKTTPAYNKVVSLKPPQLFGGDSVGFFKGSEEKETNKTDTATVESSATQQSEDQSVEEKEVGTGEKEQSELSAGDVEDSLELDFSELKVSDVLQPLSDDEYISEEDNDGSEEEDDDDDSDWITPENIGKMKQQMNFGLSEDKPVTVACLTTDFAMQNVLKQIGLNVVGLDGRVIKHLRTYIFRCYACFKTTSNMTKVFCPKCGNKTLKKVAVSVDENGKQVIHINPRKPLTARGKKFSLPKPQGGKHANNPILCEDQPVPDQRPTRLARTKTNPLDEDYIAGFSPFVMRDVNSKSAMLGIRGKNQEFKYWMRKNPNEVVKHRRKKK comes from the exons GATATGGGGAAGAACATTTTGTCAATTCAAGAAGTTATAAATGAAATCACATCAAAAAGACAACTCAGAAGACTTATAGTGCTGCCTTACGATCTGAAAGTATCAAATGTGTTTCCGGAAAATATATCATTTA TTACAGAGTTCTCTAAGAAAACAGGAGACTACCCGTCACTGTCAGCTACTGACATCAAGGTGATGGCTCTGACCTATCAGATGGAGAAGGAGCATGTGGGTACTGATCACTTGAAGACAACACCCGCTTACAACAAGGTTGTGTCGTTGAAGCCTCCCCAGCTGTTTGGAGGAGACTCTGTTGGATTTTTCAAG GGGAGTGAAGAAAAGGAGACAAACAAGACAGATACAGCCACTGTTGAGAGTTCTGCAACTCAGCAGTCTGAAGACCAAAGTGTGGAAGAAAAGGAGGTTGGAACTGGAGAAAAGGAACAGAGTGAGTTGTCTGCTGGTGATGTCGAGGACTCCTTGGAATTAGATTTCTCAGAGCTGAAAGTGAGTGACGTATTGCAGCCACTGTCGGACGATGAGTATATCAGCGAGGAGGACAATGATGGTAGCGAGGAGGAGGATGATGATGATGACTCAGATTGGATAACACCAGAGAACATTGGAAAAATGAAGCAGCAAATGAACTTTGGGCTCTCTGAAGATAAACCAGTCACAGTGGCTTGCCTGACAACTGACTTTGCAATGCAG AATGTGTTGAAGCAGATAGGATTGAACGTCGTCGGTCTGGACGGCAGAGTAATCAAACATCTACGCACCTATATCTTCCGCTGTTATGCATGCTTCAAGACAACAAGTAACATGACTAAGGTATTCTGTCCTAAGTGCGGCAACAAGACATTGAAGAAAGTTGCCGTCTCTGTGGATGAAAATGGGAAGCAAGTCATCCACATCAATCCCAGGAAACCTTTGACAGCTCGAGGCAAAAAG TTCTCACTGCCAAAACCGCAAGGGGGGAAGCACGCCAACAACCCGATATTGTGTGAGGACCAACCGGTCCCAGACCAGAGACCAACTCGCTTGGCTCGCACCAAGACTAACCCTCTGGACGAAGACTACATTGCAG GGTTTTCCCCATTTGTGATGAGGGATGTGAATTCCAAATCTGCCATGCTCGGAATCCGGGGGAAGAACCAAGAATTTAAGTACTGGATGAGGAAGAACCCCAATGAAGTTGTAAAACATCGCAGGAAGAAGAAGTAA